The sequence below is a genomic window from Micromonospora aurantiaca ATCC 27029.
TCGATCGGCAACATGATCAACGACGGGCAGCGGTCACTGCTCACCGGCGCCTGGTGGGCCAGCATCGTCCCCGGCCTCCTGCTGGTGGCGGCCACGCTGGCGCTCGCCGTGCTCACCGGCCGCTGGCGTGACCGCCTCGACCCGCGCGTACGAGCGGAGCTGCACCTGTGACCGCCCCGGCGCTGCTGACCGTCGACGGGCTGACCGTCCGTTTCCGGCTGCGCGACGCGGTCGTGCACGCCGTCACCGACCTGAGCCTCACGCTGCGGCCCGGCGAGCTGCTCGCAGTGGTCGGTGAGTCCGGGTGCGGCAAGTCCGTCCTCGCGCACGCCCTGCTCGGCCTGCTGCCGCGCAACGCCACCGTCACCGGGCAGGCCCGCCTGCACGCGCCGGGACGCGAGGAGGCCGACCTGATCGGCGCGGGGGAGCGGCACCTCGCCCGGCACGTACGCGGCCGGGGCCTGGGCCTCGTCCCGCAGAGCCCCGCCACCGCGCTCACCCCGGTGCGTACCGGGCGGAAGCTGCTGGAGGAGACGCTGCGCGCCCACGGACACAGCCGCCGCGACGCGCCGGCCGCCGCCGCCCGGATCGCCGCCGACGTGGGTCTCGACCCGGCCGACCTGAACCGGTACCCGCACGAGCTGTCCGGCGGCATGGCCCAGCGGCTCGCCACCGCGCTCGCCCTCGCGCCCGACCCGCCGATGCTGCTCGCCGACGAACCCACCACCGGCCTCGACCGGCCGCTCGTCGACCACACGCTGGACCTGCTGCGCCGCCGCTGCGACACCGGCGCCGCCGTCCTGCTCATCACGCACGACCTGACCGCCGCGCGCCGCGTCGCGGACACCGTCGCCGTGATGTACGCCAGCCGCATCGTCGAACACCGCCCGGCCGGGGCGCTGTTCGACGACCCGGCCCACCCGTACACCGCCGGTCTGCTCGACGCGCTGCCCGACCGCGCCTTCGTTCCGGTACCCGGCCACCCGCCTGCGCTCACCGACCTGCCCGGCGGCTGCGCCTTCGCCCCGCGCTGCGCCCGCGCCACCGACACCTGCGACGCCCTGCCCCGCCTCGCCGCCGACGGCGAGGGCCGGGTCGCCTGCCACCACCCGCTGCGCGAGGAGGTACCGGCATGACGCTCACGGTTCCCGGCGCCACCGACGCCGCCGCCCCGGGCGCCGCGCCGGCCGCCGGGCTCGCCGCGCACCAGGTCTGCGTCGCGTACGGCGGGCAGCGCGTCCTCGACCGGGTCGACCTGCACGTCGCCCCGGGCGAGACGGTCGGACTGCGCGGCCCCTCGGGCAGCGGCAAGTCCACTCTGGCCCGCGTCCTCGCCCTGCTGCACGCCCCGGACGGCGGTCACGTCACGATCGACGGTCAACCGCTCGGCGGCGTCCGCCACCGCCTGCCGGCGCACCTGCGCACCCGCGTCGCGATCCTGTTCCAGAGCCCGCGCGCCGCCACCGACCCGCGGCTCAGCCTCGCCGACATCATCGCCGAGCCGCTACGCGCCACCGGCACATCACGCGAGCAGGCGGCCGCCCGTACGGCGGAACTGGCCGACCTGGTCGGCCTCACCGCCGACCTGCTGACCCGCCGGCCGCACGCGGTGAGCGACGGGCAACTGCAACGCGCCTGCCTGGCCCGCGCCCTGGTGCATCGGCCGGACTACCTGCTCTGCGACGAGGCCACCGCGATGCTCGACGCCTCCACCCAGGCGCACGTCGCCGCCGTCGTCACCGACTACCAGCGCGGGCAGGGAGCCGGGGTCCTGGTCATCACCCACGACCCGGCGCTGATGGCCCGCTGGGCCACCCGGGTGGTGGACCTGCCGGCGGCGTGACGTCGCGTCACTCCTGCACCGGGCGGCGTACGACGCCCAGCGCCCCGGCGACGACGGCCCCGAATCCGACGGCCATGAGCGGCATTCCCATCCCGAAGGGCAGCTCACCGACCCAGTTGATGCTGTCGCGCTCCGGCAGCGCGCCCAGGCTCACCGCGACCACCGCACCGGCGAGGAACATCCCGGCCACCGCTGCGCCGACCGCGAGCTTGGCGCACGCCACGCTCCGCCCGGCCCAGAGACCGGCGAGGAGGGCGACCACCAGGGACACCACGACCAGCCAGGTCCAACCGCCCTCGGCCTCCAGGTAGGCCCAGCCCGAGTACGACCACTGATGGAGGCGGCTGGCGCGGAACCACGGGATCAGGTAGCCGAACAGCGCGGCGGCGCTGCCGGCTAGGAGCAGCGCGTCGGGGGCGGGGCGGTACCAGCGAGGGGAGTCGTCCATGCGTCCGGAAGGTAGCAGTCACCCTCATCCACGTGCACAGGCGACGGTGCCGCGGACCGGCCGTACGGACGTGGCGGTGACCCGGCCGCTGCGCCGCGACCGGGCCACCGCGCCCCGCGCTGTCAGCCGCCCAGACTCGCGGCGGCGGACTGGATCGCCGAGGCGAACGTGCTGACCTGGGTGTAGACGCCGGGGTAGTTGGGGCGGGCGCAGCCGTTGCCCCAGCTCACGATGCCCACCTGAATCCAGGCGTTGGCGGCGTCCCGGCGGAACATCGGGCCACCCGAGTCACCCTGGCAGGTGTCGACACCGCCGCTGGCGTACCCGGCGCAGATCTCCTCGCCCGGAATGACGTCACCGCCGTAGTAGCGGTTGCAGGTGGTGTCGTCGACGAACGGCACGCTGGCCTTGAGCAGGTAGCGCTGCTGTGCGCCGCCCTCCCGCGCGGCGCCCCAGCCGGCCACCGTGAAGGTGCCGTTGTCGTACGCCGTGCTGGTCGCGATCTTGAGCGTGGCGAGCGAGGTGACCGGGGAGGCGAGCCGGATCAGCGCCCAGTCGTCGCCGTTGCCGTTGTAACCGGGGGCGCGGTAGACGTAGTTGGAGCGGACCTGGATCCGGCTGGAGGACTGGAGGTCCACCACGCCCAGGGTGGCGGTGATGCTGGTGTTGGCGCCGGTGCGGCCGACGCAGTGCGCGGCGGTGAGGACCAGTCGCGGGCTGTAGAGCGCACCGCCGCAGCCCATCGAGAGCCGGACCATGAACGGGAACTCGCCCTGCGCGGCCCGGGTGCCGCCGACGACGTACGGCGTCATGTCCCCGGCCGGGGCCGCCGTGGCCGGCGCGGTCACGGCGACCGCTCCCGCGGTGACCACTGCCAACACGGCCGCCATCCGGCCGAGGAATCTACGCCAACGGACCATGGTCCCTCCCGACATCGACTGTGTGCCGCCCGGCCAGGCCGCACTCGAGGTGGCAGGAGCTTATGGACGTTCATCGATGAACTGCAATGGATGTGGGCATCCCGTCTGTGTCATACGCCGCGCGCGCCGGCGCCGTGCTCGGCACCGGCGCGCGCCGGACGACGGGAGTCCGGGGTCAGCACCAGCCGTTGATCGGCCCGTTGACACCGGTGGACAGGTAGGCGTCGGACACCCAGCTGCCGTCGCTGAGCCGGTCCCACAACGCGGTGGTGCCGTACCGGCCGGTGTGCGAGGTGCCGTTGGCGGAGCAGGAGACGGTGACCGTGGCGCCGTCCGCGAGCGATCCGAGGACGCCGTACCCCGTTCCGGGACCGGAGCGCCGGGTCAGCGTGCCGCCGCCGTTCGCGTCGACGACTCCCTGGTTGAAGCCGAGCGCGCCGTAGTTGTAGACGGCGCCGCCCACGCCCGCGAAGGCGGATCCGTGCCGGGCGCCACCCTGGTACTCGCCGGCGCCGTTGACGAAGTCCCACTTGCCGATGCCGTGCCCGGCGATCGGGACGTAGACCGAGTTCTGCCGCAGCCCGAAGTGCACGTGCCGGCCGGTGGCGGAGCCGCCGCAGGTGACGTCGGTGCCGGTGTAGCCGAGGTACGCGCCCTGCCCGACGGCGGCGCCGTTCACCGAGATGCTGCTCCACAGGTGGTAGTAGTCGGTCGAGTAGCCCCGGTCGTGGATGACCCGGATCCACCCGGTGCACATCGTGTACGCGGTTCCGGCCCGCGCGGCCCGGACCACCTGGTCGCCGCCGGCGAGGTCGACGGAACTCCACGGCGCGCCGCCGCCCCAGCCGTGCGGCCCGCCGGTGAGCGTCCACGTCTGCCCGACCGCGAAGGGCAGCGCCATGCCGGTCCGGAAGTCGCTCCCCGCGTACATCGGTGCGACGGGCGTGGTGAACACCGCCTTCTCGTCCGTGTTCACCAGCGGTGACGTGGCGGCCAGGTCACCGAACGACGCCTCGCCGTCGAAGGCGACGGTCCAGCCCTTGCCCTCGGCCCGCGCGAGGAAGACCGACCCGGTGGGGTGCGCGTCCCGGGACCGGTCCGCCAGCAGCACCGCGGTGCCGAAGGCCCATCCGCCGCTCGCCCGGGTGACGGTGACCCGGGTCCGCTGCGGCCCGGCGGTCCGGGTCGCGGCGTCGGCCTGGCCGAGGAGTTTCGCGGTCACCGCGTCGGTGACGGGCGCGGGTGCCGGGCGGGGCGCGGCCGAGGCCGGGGCCGGCACCACGGCCCAGGCGCCGATCGCCGCCAGCGTGAAGGAGAGCACGAGCCGTCGCATGGGGCCTCCTATCGACAAGCATCACTGAATGGCGAGGCTATCGAAGGGCATGAAAGTTGTCTACGAGTTCCGCATGCTCCGGTGAAGGATCTGTGCGTCGGGTTGATTCGCGGCTGGCCGGGTAGCTGAGCGGTATGCGAGTACCGACCCTGGTCAAGACCGCGGCAGCAGTCACCGCGACCGCCGCCGCGGGCGCCGCCGCCACCTCCACCGGCACCTCGTCGCGCTGGTACCGCCGTCTGCGAAAGCCCGCCTGGCAGCCGCCGTCGGCCGCGTTCCCCCTCGTCTGGACCCCGCTGTACGGGCTGATCGCGGTCGCCGGTGCGCGGGCGCTGGACCGCTCCGAGGGGCCCGAGCGCGCCGCGTTCGCCCGCGGCTACGCGCTCAACCTGGCGCTCAACGCCGGCTGGACCGCCCTGTTCTTCGGCGCCCGCAGGCCCGGCGCCGCGCTGGCCGAGATCGCCGCGCTCAACGCGTCCAACCTGGTGCTGCTGCGCCGCGCGGCGCGCACCGACCGTCCCGCCGGGGCGGCGCTCGCCCCGTACGTCGCGTGGACCCTCTTCGCCACCGCGCTCAACGGCGCGATCGTCGGCCTCAACCGGGGACGGTGACCGGCGTTCCGCTGATCAAGGTCGGCCGTCGGCGGCCGCCGGGCGGGTCGCGCGCCACGACGCCAGGAGCCGCAGCCGATCCGCGTCCGGGCTGCCCGGCTCGGCGGTGAAGACGAGCATGACCGGGCCGGGACTGCCCGGCAGCGGATAGGTGTCCCAGTCCAGGACGATGTCGCCCAGTCCTGGGACCCGGAACGTCTTCGTGCCGCTCACCGAGGCGCGGACGTCGTGCCGTGCCCACAGCCGCCGGAACTCCGCGCTGCGGATGCTCAGCTCGCCGACGATCGCGGTGGCGCGGGGATGGGTCGGGTCGTCGGCGACGGCGGCGCGGAGCATGCCGATGTAGTCGAGCGCCTGCCGCTCCCAGTCCGGGCAGCTCCGTCCCCCGGTCAGCGCGTCGTCGAACAGCAGCAGGAGCATGTTGAGCCGGCCGGGCGGGTGGTTCGCCGGGTCGCCGAGCAGCGCCTGCGCCATCGGGTTCCAGTCGAGCAGGTCCAGATGCCGGCCGAGGACGACAGCCGGCGTGTCCATCACCCGCAGCAGCCGCCGGGTGCCGTCCGGCACCCGCTCCGGCTCCCGGTCGACGCGGGCGGGCACCGGCCGCCGGGCGGCCCGGGCCAGCGTGAACAGGTGCCGGCGTTCGGTGTCGTCCAAGCCGAGGGCGCCTGCGAGCGCGTCCAGGACGTCGTCCGAGGGGCGTACCTCCCGGCCCTGCTCCATCCGCTGGTAGTAGTCGGTGCTCAGCCCGGCCAGCAGGGCCAGTTCCTCCCGCCGCAGGCCGGTCACCTTGCGCCGGCCGCCCGGCTCCAGGCCGACGTCGCGCGGGCGCAGCCGGCCGCGCCGGGCGCGCAGGAAGGCGCCCAGCTCGCGTGCGTACGGATGCGGGCTGCTCATGCCGCCAGTCTGCCGCGACGCCGCCCGCCCAGGGTAGGTCCCGCGGACCTAGGCAACCGCGAACGACCGAGCCGGGCCCGATCGCTCCTAGCGTCATCGCTCGACACGAACCGCCGTACCCGAGGAGCAGCAGATGACCGGATGGACCGCCGACCGCATCCCCGACCAGCGCGGCCGGGTCGCCGTCGTGACCGGAGCGAACTCGGGTCTCGGCCTGGTCACCGCCACCGAACTGGCCCGCCGCGGCGCCCACGTCGTGCTGGCCGTGCGGAACACCGCCGCCGGCCGGCAGGCCGCCGGCCGCATCGGCGGCGACACCGAGGTACGCGAGCTGGACCTGGCCCGCCTCGAATCGGTACGCGCGTTCGCCGCGAAGCTGACCGCCGACCACCCGACGATCGACCTGCTGGTGAACAACGCCGGTGTGGTGCTGCTCGGCCCGCGCCGTACCTCCGCCGACGGCTTCGAGCTCCAGTTCGCCACCAACATGCTGGGCCCGTATGCGCTGACCGGCCTGCTGCTGGACGCCCTCGCCGGGGCACGGGCGGCGCGGGTGGTGAGCCTCAGCTCGCTCACCCACCGCAACGCGCGGCTCGACTTCGGCGACCTGATGTCCGAGCGCGACTACCGGGCTTCCGCCGCGTACGGCCGCTCGAAGCTCGCCACCACCGTTTTCGGCGTCGAGCTGGACCGTCGCGTGCGCGCGGCCGGATTGCCGATCGTCAGCGCGCTGGCGCATCCCGGTCTCACCCGCAGCAACCTCACGCCGCGGGCCTGGGAACACCGGGGCCGGCTGGGACGAATGATCGGGCGGCTGGGCCTGCTCGCCACCCAGCCGGTCGAGCAGGGCGCCCTGCCGCAGTTGCGGGCGGCGACCGACCCGGAGGTACGCGGCGGCCAGTTCTTCGGCCCGTCCCGGCTCTTCGAGACCTGGGGCCCGGTGGCCGAGGCGCGGCTGAACCGGCAGGCCGCCGACCCGGCCGTCGGTCAGCGCCTCTGGGCTGCGGCGGCGGAGCTGACGGGTGTTCGTTACCTCTGAACCGGCCGCGCGCAACGATGCGGTCGAGTGGGATTTTGCACTCCCAGTGCACTTGTCTCCGGTTTTCCGGCTGCCTAGCGTCAGGCCATGGCTGACTCGTGGACGTTCGCTGTGGCCCGTGACGACCTCGCTCGCACCACACTCGTCGACGGCGCTGTGCCCGACCTCGCCGGCGGGGAGGCGCTGCTGCGCGTGGACCGCGTCGGCCTGACCGCCAACAACGTGACGTATGCGGTGCTCGGTGAGGCGATGCGCTACTGGGAGTTCTTCCCGCCGCAGCCCCGAGGACTCGACGACCGGTGGGGCCTCCCGCCGCTGTGGGGCTTCGCCGAGGTGGTCGCGTCCACAGTGTCCGGCGTCGAGCCGGGACACCGGGTCTACGGCTACCTGCCGCCCGCCGGCCACCTGGTGGTACGCCCGGACCGGGTGGACGCGTCCGGGTTCCGCGACGCGAGCGCGCACCGGGCCGGCCTGCCCTCGCCGTACAACTCCTACCGGTCGACCACCGGCGACCCCGCCTACCGGGCGGAGCAGGAGGACCTGCTGATCCTGTTCCGGCCGCTGTTCTTCACCTCGTTCATGCTCGCCGACCAGGTGATCGACGAGGACGCCTACGGCGCGCGGTCGCTGGTGCTGTCGTCCGCGTCGAGCAAGACGGCGTACGCCACCGCGTTCGAACTGCACGGCCGCGGCCCGCGCCTGATCGGGCTCACCTCGCGGGGCAACCTCGCCTTCACCAGGTCGCTGGGGTGCTACGACGAGGTCCTCTCCTACGACGAGATCGGCGTGCTCGACGCCGTACCGACCGTCTATCTCGACCTGTCCGGTTCACCCGCCACCCGCGCCGCCCTGCGCGCGCACCTCGGCGACCTGCTGGTCCGGGACATCGCCGTCGGACTCACCCAGCAGACGCCGAACGCGGGTGCCGCCGGGGAGGTCTTCTTCGCGCCGGTGCGCATCCGCAAGCGGAGCCAGGACTGGGGTCGCGACGGGCTCGACGGGCGGTTCGCCGACGCCTGGCAGCGGTTCTCCCGGGTGGTGAGCGGATGGCTCGACGTGCGGGTCGGCGCCGGTCCGGAGGCGCTGCGGGACGCGTGGCTCGACGTCCTCGCGGGCCGCACACCGCCCCGGGTGGGGCACGTCGTCCAGCTCTGAGTCGGTCGCCGATTCCGGCCGTGGCGCGCCCGCCCGGCCGATGCGCGCTAGGCTGACGACGCGGGGTACCGATGACTGATCGCCACCCCCTGCTTCTC
It includes:
- a CDS encoding ABC transporter ATP-binding protein; its protein translation is MTAPALLTVDGLTVRFRLRDAVVHAVTDLSLTLRPGELLAVVGESGCGKSVLAHALLGLLPRNATVTGQARLHAPGREEADLIGAGERHLARHVRGRGLGLVPQSPATALTPVRTGRKLLEETLRAHGHSRRDAPAAAARIAADVGLDPADLNRYPHELSGGMAQRLATALALAPDPPMLLADEPTTGLDRPLVDHTLDLLRRRCDTGAAVLLITHDLTAARRVADTVAVMYASRIVEHRPAGALFDDPAHPYTAGLLDALPDRAFVPVPGHPPALTDLPGGCAFAPRCARATDTCDALPRLAADGEGRVACHHPLREEVPA
- a CDS encoding ABC transporter ATP-binding protein codes for the protein MTLTVPGATDAAAPGAAPAAGLAAHQVCVAYGGQRVLDRVDLHVAPGETVGLRGPSGSGKSTLARVLALLHAPDGGHVTIDGQPLGGVRHRLPAHLRTRVAILFQSPRAATDPRLSLADIIAEPLRATGTSREQAAARTAELADLVGLTADLLTRRPHAVSDGQLQRACLARALVHRPDYLLCDEATAMLDASTQAHVAAVVTDYQRGQGAGVLVITHDPALMARWATRVVDLPAA
- a CDS encoding S1 family peptidase, producing the protein MVRWRRFLGRMAAVLAVVTAGAVAVTAPATAAPAGDMTPYVVGGTRAAQGEFPFMVRLSMGCGGALYSPRLVLTAAHCVGRTGANTSITATLGVVDLQSSSRIQVRSNYVYRAPGYNGNGDDWALIRLASPVTSLATLKIATSTAYDNGTFTVAGWGAAREGGAQQRYLLKASVPFVDDTTCNRYYGGDVIPGEEICAGYASGGVDTCQGDSGGPMFRRDAANAWIQVGIVSWGNGCARPNYPGVYTQVSTFASAIQSAAASLGG
- a CDS encoding peptidoglycan DD-metalloendopeptidase family protein, translating into MRRLVLSFTLAAIGAWAVVPAPASAAPRPAPAPVTDAVTAKLLGQADAATRTAGPQRTRVTVTRASGGWAFGTAVLLADRSRDAHPTGSVFLARAEGKGWTVAFDGEASFGDLAATSPLVNTDEKAVFTTPVAPMYAGSDFRTGMALPFAVGQTWTLTGGPHGWGGGAPWSSVDLAGGDQVVRAARAGTAYTMCTGWIRVIHDRGYSTDYYHLWSSISVNGAAVGQGAYLGYTGTDVTCGGSATGRHVHFGLRQNSVYVPIAGHGIGKWDFVNGAGEYQGGARHGSAFAGVGGAVYNYGALGFNQGVVDANGGGTLTRRSGPGTGYGVLGSLADGATVTVSCSANGTSHTGRYGTTALWDRLSDGSWVSDAYLSTGVNGPINGWC
- a CDS encoding TspO/MBR family protein translates to MRVPTLVKTAAAVTATAAAGAAATSTGTSSRWYRRLRKPAWQPPSAAFPLVWTPLYGLIAVAGARALDRSEGPERAAFARGYALNLALNAGWTALFFGARRPGAALAEIAALNASNLVLLRRAARTDRPAGAALAPYVAWTLFATALNGAIVGLNRGR
- a CDS encoding helix-turn-helix transcriptional regulator — encoded protein: MSSPHPYARELGAFLRARRGRLRPRDVGLEPGGRRKVTGLRREELALLAGLSTDYYQRMEQGREVRPSDDVLDALAGALGLDDTERRHLFTLARAARRPVPARVDREPERVPDGTRRLLRVMDTPAVVLGRHLDLLDWNPMAQALLGDPANHPPGRLNMLLLLFDDALTGGRSCPDWERQALDYIGMLRAAVADDPTHPRATAIVGELSIRSAEFRRLWARHDVRASVSGTKTFRVPGLGDIVLDWDTYPLPGSPGPVMLVFTAEPGSPDADRLRLLASWRATRPAAADGRP
- a CDS encoding oxidoreductase; protein product: MTGWTADRIPDQRGRVAVVTGANSGLGLVTATELARRGAHVVLAVRNTAAGRQAAGRIGGDTEVRELDLARLESVRAFAAKLTADHPTIDLLVNNAGVVLLGPRRTSADGFELQFATNMLGPYALTGLLLDALAGARAARVVSLSSLTHRNARLDFGDLMSERDYRASAAYGRSKLATTVFGVELDRRVRAAGLPIVSALAHPGLTRSNLTPRAWEHRGRLGRMIGRLGLLATQPVEQGALPQLRAATDPEVRGGQFFGPSRLFETWGPVAEARLNRQAADPAVGQRLWAAAAELTGVRYL
- a CDS encoding DUF2855 family protein — protein: MADSWTFAVARDDLARTTLVDGAVPDLAGGEALLRVDRVGLTANNVTYAVLGEAMRYWEFFPPQPRGLDDRWGLPPLWGFAEVVASTVSGVEPGHRVYGYLPPAGHLVVRPDRVDASGFRDASAHRAGLPSPYNSYRSTTGDPAYRAEQEDLLILFRPLFFTSFMLADQVIDEDAYGARSLVLSSASSKTAYATAFELHGRGPRLIGLTSRGNLAFTRSLGCYDEVLSYDEIGVLDAVPTVYLDLSGSPATRAALRAHLGDLLVRDIAVGLTQQTPNAGAAGEVFFAPVRIRKRSQDWGRDGLDGRFADAWQRFSRVVSGWLDVRVGAGPEALRDAWLDVLAGRTPPRVGHVVQL